One Hordeum vulgare subsp. vulgare chromosome 4H, MorexV3_pseudomolecules_assembly, whole genome shotgun sequence DNA window includes the following coding sequences:
- the LOC123449206 gene encoding uncharacterized protein LOC123449206, protein MFGVVFPDHTFPLDATAFAQVAPASWLLDFTTLALPSTPRSAVVFLLPPAAAALPPGKAVAVYYQAAANRPFAFLGALGPARPSATFQLPEAGDEPEPPAGPAKLGVAVEDAAALPTPPDEQRAERVALRVGENLFNFMQSFCAADGGKLVVPTDILDRWFRKFQERAKKDPTYLKSFDF, encoded by the coding sequence ATGTTCGGCGTCGTCTTCCCGGACCACACCTTCCCCCTCGACGCCACCGCCTTCGCGCAGGTCGCGCCGGCCTCCTGGCTCCTCGACTTCACCACGCTCGCGCTCCCCTCCACGCCCCGCTCCGCCGTCGTCTTCCTGCTCCCGCCCGCCGCGGCCGCGCTGCCCCCGGGCAAGGCCGTCGCGGTCTACTACCAGGCGGCCGCCAACCGCCCCTTCGCCTTCCTCGGCGCGCTCGGCCCCGCGCGCCCGTCCGCCACCTTCCAGCTCCCGGAGGCCGGGGACGAGCCGGAGCCCCCGGCCGGGCCAGCGAAGCTGGGCGTCGCCGTGGAGGACGCCGCCGCGCTGCCCACGCCCCCCGACGAGCAGCGCGCGGAGCGCGTCGCGCTCCGCGTAGGAGAGAACCTCTTCAATTTCATGCAGTCCTTCTGCGCCGCCGACGGCGGCAAGCTGGTGGTGCCCACGGATATTCTCGACCGCTGGTTCCGCAAGTTCCAGGAGAGGGCCAAGAAGGATCCCACCTATCTGAA